Proteins co-encoded in one Melospiza melodia melodia isolate bMelMel2 chromosome 8, bMelMel2.pri, whole genome shotgun sequence genomic window:
- the WNT6 gene encoding protein Wnt-6, translating to MLPSSRTQLGLFFILLCPANIIGLWWAVGSPLVMDPNSICRKTKRLAGKQAELCQLEPEIVQEVAKGTKLGVRECQYQFRFRRWNCTSHSKYFGKILQQDIRETAFVYAITAAGVSHAITQACSMGELLQCGCELTRSRAPPSPTAGPGTEGTAWEWGGCGDDVQFGYEKSQQFMDAKNKKGKNDIRALIDLHNNEAGRLAVRSYMRTECKCHGLSGSCTLRTCWRKMPHFREVGDRLLERFNGAFKVMGGNDGKTLIPVGDNIKPPDKQDLIYSADSPDFCSANRKTGSLGTRGRVCNSTAMDTSGCDLLCCGRGHRDETVVLEENCLCRFHWCCVVQCRKCSVRQELSLCI from the exons ggCAGTGGGGAGCCCCCTGGTCATGGACCCCAACAGCATCTGCCGCAAGACGAAGCGGCTGGCGGGGaagcaggcagagctgtgccagctggAGCCAGAGATCGTGCAGGAGGTGGCCAAGGGCACCAAGCTGGGCGTCCGGGAGTGCCAGTACCAATTCCGCTTCCGCCGCTGGAACTGCACCAGCCACAGCAAGTACTTCGGCAAGATCCTGCAGCAGG ATATCCGTGAGACAGCCTTCGTGTACGCCATCACGGCGGCGGGAGTGAGCCACGCCATCACGCAGGCCTGCAGCATGGGCGAGCTGCTGCAGTGTGGCTGCGAGCTGACGCGGAGCCGGGCGCCCCCCTCGCCCACGGCGGGGCCGGGCACAGAGGGCACCGCCTGGGAGTGGGGTGGCTGCGGGGATGATGTGCAGTTTGGCTACGAGAAATCCCAGCAGTTCATGGATGCCAAGAACAAGAAAGGCAAAAATGACATCCGAGCTCTTATCGACCTGCACAACAACGAAGCCGGGCGCTTG GCGGTGCGCAGCTACATGAGGACAGAGTGCAAATGCCACGGGCTCTCGGGCTCCTGCACGCTGCGGACCTGCTGGAGGAAGATGCCCCATTTCCGCGAGGTGGGCGACCGCCTGCTCGAGCGCTTCAACGGGGCCTTCAAGGTGATGGGAGGCAACGACGGCAAAACCCTCATCCCTGTGGGCGACAACATCAAGCCTCCCGATAAACAGGACCTCATCTACTCGGCCGACTCGCCTGATTTCTGCTCGGCTAACCGTAAGACGGGCTCGCTGGGCACCAGGGGCCGCGTCTGCAACAGCACGGCCATGGACACGAGCGGCTGCGACCTGCTGTGCTGCGGGAGAGGGCACCGGGACGAGACGGTGGTGCTGGAGGAGAACTGCCTCTGCCGCTTCCACTGGTGCTGCGTGGTGCAGTGCCGCAAGTGCTCTGTCCGCCAGGAGCTCAGCCTCTGCATCTGA